One window of Microtus pennsylvanicus isolate mMicPen1 chromosome X, mMicPen1.hap1, whole genome shotgun sequence genomic DNA carries:
- the Ubl4a gene encoding ubiquitin-like protein 4A, whose translation MQLTVKALQGRECSLQVPEDELVSTLKHLVSDKLNVPVRQQRLLFKGKALADEKRLSDYNIGPNSKLNLVVKPLEKVLLEEGSAHRLVDSPPLPLWQLISKVLARHFSVADASRVLEQLQRDYDRSLSRLTLDDIERLASRFLHPEVTEAMEKGFSK comes from the exons ATGCAGCTGACCGTGAAGGCGCTCCAGGGCCGGGAGTGCAGCCTACAG GTGCCGGAGGACGAGCTAGTGTCTACACTGAAGCACCTGGTCTCGGATAAGCTGAACGTCCCTGTGCGCCAGCAACGTCTGCTGTTCAAGGGCAAGGCCCTAGCAG ATGAGAAACGACTGTCAGATTACAACATCGGGCCCAATTCTAAGCTCAACCTAGTCGTTAAACCTTTGGAGAAGGTGCTACTAGAAGAAGGGTCTGCCCACAGACTGGTCgactccccacccctacccctctGGCAGCTGATCTCCAAAGTCCTGGCCCGTCACTTCAGTGTAGCAGATGCCAGCAGGGTCCTGGAACAACTACAGAGG GATTATGACAGGTCCCTGAGCCGCCTAACACTGGATGACATCGAACGTTTGGCCAGCCGCTTTCTACACCCTGAAGTAACTGAGGCTATGGAAAAAGGGTTCTCCAAATAG
- the Slc10a3 gene encoding P3 protein: protein MVVRRSRGSSQQLPSLGQGGCTSLLGMLRATLLLISLPWEAQVMASANLSTALGHTVPLTGGHYLSIGDGSVTEFEFPEKSEGIIVISSQYSGQANGTGVSPTLRVISLDTEVLTIKNVSAITWGSGGGFVVSIHSGLAGLAPLHLQLTDFHEAPPLLIEERKDFCIRVSPAEDIPSTLNPNLGHFSENPILYLLLPLIFVNKCSFGCKVELEVLKELLQSPQPMLLGLLGQFLVMPFYAFLMAKVFMLPKALALGLIITCSSPGGGGSYLFSLLLGGDVTLAISMTFISTVAATGFLPLSSALYSRLLSIHETLHVPISKILGTLLFIAIPIAAGVVIKSKLPKFSELLLQVIKPFSFVLLLGGLFLAYHMGVFILVGVRLPIVLVGFTVPLVGLLVGYSLAMCLKLPVAQRRTVSIEVGVQNSLLALAMLQLSLRRLQADYASQAPFIVALSGTSEMLALVIGQFIYSSLFPVP, encoded by the coding sequence ATGGTGGTCAGGAGAAGCAGAGGTAGCTCCCAACAGTTGCCTAGCCTGGGACAGGGTGGTTGTACAAGTCTCCTAGGTATGCTCAGAGCTACCCTGCTGCTCATCAGCCTGCCATGGGAGGCCCAAGTGATGGCCAGTGCCAACCTCAGCACTGCTCTGGGCCACACTGTGCCACTGACCGGTGGTCACTATTTGAGCattggggatggctcagtgacaGAGTTTGAGTTCCCTGAAAAGAGTGAGGGTATCATTGTGATCTCTAGCCAATACTCGGGACAGGCCAACGGGACAGGAGTCAGCCCCACACTGAGGGTTATATCCCTGGACACAGAGGTACTAACCATCAAGAATGTGAGTGCCATAACCTGGGGCAGTGGGGGTGGCTTTGTGGTGAGCATCCACTCAGGTCTGGCTGGGCTGGCCCCACTCCACCTCCAGCTCACGGACTTCCATGAGGCCCCACCCTTGCTGATTGAAGAACGAAAAGATTTCTGCATCAGGGTGTCACCTGCTGAAGATATCCCTTCTACCCTCAACCCCAACTTGGGCCACTTCTCAGAGAACCCAATTCTGTACCTGCTCCTGCCTCTTATCTTTGTCAACAAGTGTTCATTTGGGTGTAAAGTGGAACTTGAAGTTTTGAAGGAGCTTCTACAGAGCCCCCAACCCATGCTGTTGGGTCTCTTGGGCCAGTTTCTGGTCATGCCCTTCTATGCTTTCCTGATGGCCAAAGTCTTCATGCTACCCAAGGCCTTGGCTCTGGGCCTCATCATTACCTGCTCATCACCTGGCGGTGGGGGGAGCTATCTTTTCAGTCTCCTCCTTGGAGGAGATGTCACCCTGGCCATCTCCATGACTTTCATCTCAACAGTAGCTGCCACGGGTTTCCTGCCACTCTCATCAGCTCTCTACAGCCGTCTTCTCAGCATCCATGAAACACTCCACGTGCCCATCTCCAAGATACTGGGGACTCTGCTGTTCATCGCCATCCCCATAGCAGCAGGTGTGGTGATCAAGTCTAAGCTCCCCAAGTTCTCAGAGCTGCTGCTACAGGTCATCAAGCCCTTCAGCTTTGTACTTCTCCTAGGTGGCCTGTTCCTGGCCTACCACATGGGGGTCTTCATCTTAGTGGGAGTCAGGTTACCCATTGTACTGGTGGGCTTCACAGTGCCTCTGGTTGGCCTCTTGGTGGGCTACAGCCTGGCCATGTGCCTGAAGCTGCCGGTGGCCCAGAGGCGGACCGTCAGCATTGAGGTAGGGGTGCAAAACAGCCTGCTAGCCTTAGCCATGCTGCAGCTGTCTCTGCGCCGCCTTCAAGCAGACTATGCTTCTCAGGCCCCCTTCATTGTGGCACTGAGTGGTACCTCCGAGATGCTGGCTTTGGTTATTGGCCAGTTCATCTACAGCAGCTTGTTTCCTGTTCCCTGA
- the Fam3a gene encoding protein FAM3A isoform X1: MGLWRSGAYGLWPSLGRHCRACQACLRDSFASPRRPNETTGKFPDPIPRSLNSAPAGGPNPAGEVDMRLAGPLRIVALIITMGLTWILVTILLGGPGGGLPRIQQFFTSPENSVTAEPRARKYKCGLPQPCPEEHLAFRIVSGAANVIGPKICLEDKMLMSSVKDNVGRGLNIALVNGVSGELLEARAFDMWAGDVNDLLKFIRPLHEGTLVFVASYDDPATKMNEETRKLFSELGSRNAKELAFRDSWVFVGAKGVQNKSPFEQHVKNSKHTNKYEGWPEALEMEGCIPRRSMAG; the protein is encoded by the exons ATGGGCCTATGGCGGAGCGGCGCCTATGGGCTGTGGCCCTCCCTGGGCCGCCATTGTCGCGCCTGTCAAGCTTGTCTACGTGACTCGTTTGCTTCACCTCGCCGGCCGAACGAGACCACTGGGAAATTCCCTGATCCG ATCCCACGGTCCCTAAACAGTGCACCAGCCGGAGGTCCCAACCCAGCGGGAGAAGTGGACATGAGGTTGGCAG GCCCCCTGCGCATCGTGGCCCTAATCATCACTATGGGTCTCACCTGGATCCTAGTCACCATCCTCCTGGGTGGTCCTGGTGGTGGCCTTCCTCGAATTCAGCAGTTCTTCACCA GCCCAGAGAACTCAGTGACAGCAG AACCAAGGGCCAGGAAGTACAAGTGCGGCCTGCCCCAGCCATGTCCTGAGGAGCACCTGGCCTTTCGCATAGTCAGCGGGGCTGCCAATGTCATCGGGCCCAAGATCTGCCTCGAGGACAAGAT GCTCATGAGCAGCGTCAAGGACAATGTGGGCCGTGGGCTGAACATTGCCCTGGTGAATG GGGTCAGTGGTGAGCTCCTGGAAGCCAGAGCCTTCGACATGTGGGCTGGAG ATGTCAATGATCTCTTGAAGTTCATCCGGCCATTGCATGAAGGTACCCTAGTGTTTGTGGCATCCTATGATGATCCAGCTACCAA GATGAATGAAGAGACCAGGAAACTTTTTTCTGAACTGGGCAGCAGGAACGCCAAGGAGCTAGCCTTCCGTGACAGCTGGGTGTTTGTGGGAGCCAAAGGTGTACAAAACAAGAGCCCCTTTGAGCAG CATGTGAAGAACAGTAAGCACACCAACAAATATGAGGGCTGGCCAGAGGCCCTGGAGATGGAAGGCTGTATCCCTCGAAGGAGCATGGCGGGATAG
- the Fam3a gene encoding protein FAM3A isoform X2, which translates to MGLWRSGAYGLWPSLGRHCRACQACLRDSFASPRRPNETTGKFPDPIPRSLNSAPAGGPNPAGEVDMRLAGPLRIVALIITMGLTWILVTILLGGPGGGLPRIQQFFTSPENSVTAGVSGELLEARAFDMWAGDVNDLLKFIRPLHEGTLVFVASYDDPATKMNEETRKLFSELGSRNAKELAFRDSWVFVGAKGVQNKSPFEQHVKNSKHTNKYEGWPEALEMEGCIPRRSMAG; encoded by the exons ATGGGCCTATGGCGGAGCGGCGCCTATGGGCTGTGGCCCTCCCTGGGCCGCCATTGTCGCGCCTGTCAAGCTTGTCTACGTGACTCGTTTGCTTCACCTCGCCGGCCGAACGAGACCACTGGGAAATTCCCTGATCCG ATCCCACGGTCCCTAAACAGTGCACCAGCCGGAGGTCCCAACCCAGCGGGAGAAGTGGACATGAGGTTGGCAG GCCCCCTGCGCATCGTGGCCCTAATCATCACTATGGGTCTCACCTGGATCCTAGTCACCATCCTCCTGGGTGGTCCTGGTGGTGGCCTTCCTCGAATTCAGCAGTTCTTCACCA GCCCAGAGAACTCAGTGACAGCAG GGGTCAGTGGTGAGCTCCTGGAAGCCAGAGCCTTCGACATGTGGGCTGGAG ATGTCAATGATCTCTTGAAGTTCATCCGGCCATTGCATGAAGGTACCCTAGTGTTTGTGGCATCCTATGATGATCCAGCTACCAA GATGAATGAAGAGACCAGGAAACTTTTTTCTGAACTGGGCAGCAGGAACGCCAAGGAGCTAGCCTTCCGTGACAGCTGGGTGTTTGTGGGAGCCAAAGGTGTACAAAACAAGAGCCCCTTTGAGCAG CATGTGAAGAACAGTAAGCACACCAACAAATATGAGGGCTGGCCAGAGGCCCTGGAGATGGAAGGCTGTATCCCTCGAAGGAGCATGGCGGGATAG